From one Bradyrhizobium sp. Ash2021 genomic stretch:
- a CDS encoding ABC transporter ATP-binding protein: MTAAIPSRVQFRNVTKRFSTKDVLLACNLDIAPGRFTALLGPSSCGKTTIIDLVAGYESPSEGEILVDGQPVQGPGWDRLVVFPETAVFPWKSTMANVLFGPMNRKARGPDVRRQAGALLAKLGLDGLEGKYPNQLSGGMRRRAELARALINSPKVMLLDQPFRGLDAMTRELMQEYLLRVFEDEPVTTIFVTTEIEEAILLADQTILLTNTPAAVKQVIDVALPRPRNLKMLSSASFGEIQGAVLESFLEEAR, from the coding sequence ATGACCGCCGCAATCCCGAGCCGCGTGCAGTTCCGCAATGTCACGAAACGGTTCAGCACGAAAGACGTGCTTTTGGCATGCAATCTCGATATCGCGCCGGGGCGGTTCACCGCCCTCTTGGGCCCGTCGAGTTGCGGCAAGACGACGATCATCGACCTCGTGGCCGGATATGAATCTCCGAGCGAAGGTGAGATACTGGTCGACGGACAGCCGGTTCAAGGACCTGGTTGGGACCGCCTCGTCGTGTTCCCTGAAACAGCGGTCTTCCCATGGAAGTCGACCATGGCCAACGTCTTGTTCGGACCGATGAACCGCAAGGCACGCGGCCCCGATGTGCGGCGGCAGGCGGGTGCCCTGCTCGCGAAACTCGGGCTCGACGGCCTCGAGGGGAAGTACCCGAACCAACTATCTGGAGGCATGCGGCGGCGGGCGGAGCTTGCCCGGGCGCTGATAAACAGTCCCAAGGTAATGTTGCTTGACCAGCCTTTTCGCGGCCTCGACGCGATGACACGCGAACTGATGCAGGAGTATCTGCTGCGTGTCTTCGAGGATGAACCGGTAACCACGATCTTTGTGACGACCGAGATCGAGGAGGCGATCTTGCTGGCCGACCAGACTATCCTCCTTACGAACACGCCGGCCGCGGTCAAGCAAGTGATCGATGTCGCGCTGCCGCGCCCGCGCAACTTGAAGATGCTGAGCTCGGCGAGTTTCGGCGAGATTCAGGGCGCGGTGCTGGAAAGCTTTCTCGAGGAGGCACGCTAG
- a CDS encoding Crp/Fnr family transcriptional regulator: MALAPEKLTAMTHRRVYKPGESLFRQGDLQERVFIIRRGTARAFYSAASGREITLAYWQGGDLLGALGVFGRGAYGWSCEAVTSTEAFVIRDTDMRTLVATVPELAIGVVEALSFKVQWLSRLIQMFGTQSVGERVAHLLDILCELYGIPQEGGFVIDAPLTHEDLAAMVGASRQWVTNALAGLQSRGIVKLGIVKLGKRRLVVLRRNLLSSE, encoded by the coding sequence ATGGCGCTGGCTCCGGAAAAGCTGACCGCTATGACGCATCGGCGAGTCTACAAGCCCGGCGAGTCGCTGTTCCGGCAAGGCGATCTGCAGGAGCGGGTTTTCATCATCCGAAGGGGCACCGCGCGCGCTTTCTACTCCGCGGCATCAGGCCGCGAGATAACGCTTGCCTATTGGCAAGGTGGCGACTTGCTCGGCGCGCTCGGCGTATTCGGTCGCGGCGCCTACGGCTGGTCCTGCGAAGCGGTTACCTCGACCGAAGCATTCGTTATTCGCGATACCGATATGCGGACCCTCGTTGCCACGGTTCCCGAATTGGCTATAGGCGTCGTCGAGGCGCTCAGTTTCAAGGTGCAGTGGCTCTCGCGACTGATACAGATGTTCGGCACGCAATCGGTTGGCGAACGGGTCGCGCATCTGCTCGACATACTCTGCGAGCTATACGGCATACCCCAGGAAGGCGGCTTCGTGATTGACGCACCGCTGACGCATGAGGATCTTGCCGCCATGGTCGGCGCGTCACGGCAATGGGTCACGAATGCACTGGCTGGTTTACAGAGTCGTGGGATAGTGAAGCTGGGGATAGTGAAGCTGGGCAAGCGTCGGCTGGTCGTGTTGCGCCGCAACTTGCTCAGTTCCGAGTAG
- a CDS encoding glutaredoxin family protein — translation MDIVVFHGPGCHVCHEEMDFLSRNGIAFTARDVTKDAAARQELVRLGSRTLPTTLIDGTLVIGFEVDRLTELLRLS, via the coding sequence ATGGATATAGTGGTCTTCCATGGTCCGGGATGCCATGTCTGCCATGAGGAAATGGATTTCCTGTCGCGGAATGGCATCGCCTTTACCGCGCGCGACGTCACCAAGGATGCCGCCGCCCGCCAGGAACTCGTGCGCCTCGGATCACGGACCTTGCCGACAACGTTGATTGATGGGACGTTGGTGATCGGGTTCGAGGTTGATCGCCTGACCGAACTCCTTCGCCTCTCGTGA
- a CDS encoding glycine/sarcosine/betaine reductase selenoprotein B family protein produces the protein MPRLEDLDEESRQFLGNFQCRSEGDPPWTALSKPLSESKVAVITTSGLIRRSDKPFDLANPAGDPSYRAIPIDTDPAELTFSHVSTNWDRTGFAMDVNVVMPVDRLRELAKERVIGAVAENFYTFMGAIFQFDKLIDDSAPSVGHLLKAAQVDIAILVPT, from the coding sequence GTGCCCCGTCTCGAAGACCTCGACGAAGAATCTCGTCAATTTCTCGGCAATTTCCAATGCCGCTCGGAAGGAGATCCGCCTTGGACAGCGCTGTCCAAACCGCTTTCCGAGTCCAAGGTGGCTGTCATTACGACTTCCGGCCTGATCCGTAGAAGCGACAAGCCATTCGATCTCGCCAATCCTGCCGGCGATCCGAGCTACCGGGCGATCCCAATCGACACCGACCCGGCCGAGCTCACGTTCTCGCATGTCAGCACGAATTGGGATCGCACCGGCTTCGCCATGGACGTCAACGTCGTCATGCCAGTCGACCGGTTGCGCGAACTTGCAAAAGAGCGGGTCATCGGTGCCGTCGCCGAAAACTTCTACACTTTCATGGGGGCTATTTTTCAGTTCGACAAGTTGATCGACGACAGCGCCCCCTCCGTCGGCCATCTTCTCAAGGCAGCACAAGTGGACATTGCTATCCTGGTGCCTACGTGA
- a CDS encoding ribulose bisphosphate carboxylase small subunit, with amino-acid sequence MRLMQGQFSFLPDLTDDEIKLGQGWAVAIEFTDGPHPRNTFWEMSGTPMFDVTDPAGVMLEVNACRAAHPEKYVKVLGFDSRKDFETLRMSFIVNCREEELGFELIRAEGPPSTTRSAAMPRLRPPAGVADREGSSDPARAPHRSQHSLGRFRSAVAAKSHEIRADSEYLLGGRLTGQTVSPVSSKALSRVTRLSTT; translated from the coding sequence ATGCGGCTCATGCAAGGTCAGTTCTCATTTCTTCCGGATCTCACGGACGACGAGATCAAGCTCGGCCAGGGTTGGGCAGTCGCCATCGAGTTCACGGACGGTCCGCACCCTCGCAACACGTTTTGGGAGATGTCGGGCACGCCGATGTTCGACGTGACGGACCCGGCCGGCGTGATGCTCGAGGTCAACGCCTGTCGCGCGGCGCATCCCGAGAAATACGTGAAGGTGCTCGGCTTCGACTCGAGAAAGGACTTCGAGACGCTCCGCATGTCGTTCATCGTCAACTGTCGCGAGGAGGAGCTCGGGTTCGAACTTATCCGTGCCGAAGGACCCCCATCAACTACACGATCCGCAGCCATGCCACGGCTACGCCCGCCGGCGGGCGTAGCCGACCGCGAGGGCTCAAGTGACCCCGCGCGCGCACCGCATCGCTCCCAGCATTCTCTCGGCCGATTTCGCTCGGCTGTCGCCGCTAAAAGTCACGAGATCCGCGCCGACAGCGAGTATCTCCTGGGCGGTCGGCTCACGGGGCAAACCGTCTCCCCGGTGTCGAGCAAGGCGCTCTCGCGGGTGACGAGGCTGTCAACAACTTGA
- a CDS encoding transposase, with the protein MDAHCMADRAAPYAPDRKVERPIAHLAGLRGVLQVDDYAGYKVLAVARCGSPSARLLPGAKLMFSSLWSIA; encoded by the coding sequence ATGGATGCCCATTGCATGGCCGATCGTGCCGCCCCCTACGCGCCGGATCGCAAGGTTGAGCGACCTATCGCCCATCTCGCCGGCTTGCGCGGCGTGCTGCAGGTGGACGACTATGCCGGGTACAAGGTGCTGGCCGTGGCAAGGTGCGGCTCGCCCTCAGCTAGACTACTTCCCGGCGCAAAATTGATGTTTTCGAGCCTTTGGTCAATAGCGTGA
- a CDS encoding aminotransferase class IV, with protein MFETIRARGGRLLWFNDHLARLRQGAALFGIPMPFADDTAEEGLGALLAAWDQPESVVRLTLSRGPSDRRGLWPADDPAKPTLLATVAKLPPARAPLRLVITDITRRNEQSPLSRIKSVNYGDNLLARRDAARRGMDDALMLNGPGNIVCATVGNLFLQVDGRWRTPPISEGALPGLARQRLLSILDVEEKIISPFDLARASAAFVSNSLGVSEIREIEGNTLQDSRPLFERLPIFE; from the coding sequence GTGTTCGAAACCATTCGGGCACGCGGCGGGCGGCTCTTGTGGTTCAACGACCACCTCGCGCGGCTCCGTCAGGGCGCGGCCCTGTTCGGCATCCCGATGCCGTTCGCTGATGACACCGCCGAAGAGGGGCTAGGCGCACTGTTGGCGGCGTGGGACCAGCCGGAAAGCGTTGTTCGTCTGACGTTGAGCCGCGGTCCGTCCGATCGGCGGGGCCTTTGGCCCGCGGATGATCCAGCAAAGCCGACGCTGCTGGCAACGGTCGCCAAATTGCCGCCGGCGCGAGCGCCGCTAAGGCTGGTTATCACAGACATCACTCGACGGAACGAGCAGTCGCCTCTGTCTCGAATCAAGTCAGTGAATTATGGAGATAACCTCTTGGCACGGCGCGACGCCGCCCGGCGCGGGATGGATGATGCATTGATGCTGAACGGCCCGGGCAACATCGTCTGTGCCACGGTCGGGAACCTGTTCCTTCAGGTGGACGGTCGCTGGCGAACGCCGCCCATCTCGGAGGGCGCCCTCCCGGGATTGGCGCGCCAACGCCTTTTGTCGATCCTCGACGTCGAAGAGAAAATCATATCGCCCTTCGATCTCGCGCGCGCGAGTGCCGCCTTCGTCAGCAACAGCCTGGGCGTCAGTGAAATTCGCGAAATAGAAGGAAACACCCTCCAAGATTCGAGGCCTCTGTTCGAGAGACTTCCAATATTTGAATGA
- the pabB gene encoding aminodeoxychorismate synthase component I: MRTLVIDNYDSFTYNLVNLLAEANQEEPSVVRNDEACWAALAEQDFDNIVISPGPGRPDRQVDFGVSADAISHANVPILGICLGHQGIAVAHGGAVITAPSPMHGRLSQVRHCDDELFSGIPSLFDVVRYHSLVVARPLPDALAETAWTGDGLIMALRHRSRPVWGVQFHPESICTEYGPRLIANFRDLTRRWRNDRRTLTPVQRSCDVLGSAPPKPLQRAVWRELPRAIDTEAAFCTLFANSSTSFWLDSSVVEPGRPNWSFMGDASGPRAAVVSYDTSSQRVSIRDAAGERVEQASIFAYLERSRGGALRSAPPCPFVGGHVGWFGYELRNECGSPTARRAATPSAFFIRVDRFIAVDHSAQRSHVVAICDDEGLAVAERWVDGTADAVSRARPPLRLQPGDRQAPIRFALDRGRRTYLEDIERCLEWIRQGETYQVCLTNELVCDVKVDPLDLYRTMRWINPAPHAAFLRWPGGAVLSASPERFLSVDRAGRVEAKPIKGTIGRARDPAIDRGLAERLRRSEKDRAENLMIVDLLRNDLSRVCRPGSVEVPSLFAVESYATVHQLVSTVHGVLRSGATTLDLIRAAFPGGSMTGAPKHRTLDFIDHVEHRARGVYSGALGWLGDDGAADLSIVIRTIVAVGAQLSMGIGGGIVAQSTPDGEFEEMMLKARASVRAIVTATAGRFDVGLVEIDDNDRPARTRAEATNT; the protein is encoded by the coding sequence TTGAGGACGCTCGTCATCGATAACTATGACTCCTTCACCTATAATCTGGTGAACCTGCTTGCCGAGGCAAACCAAGAGGAGCCATCGGTCGTCCGCAACGACGAGGCATGTTGGGCGGCACTTGCCGAGCAGGATTTTGACAACATCGTGATCTCTCCCGGCCCAGGGCGACCGGATCGGCAGGTAGATTTTGGCGTCTCGGCCGATGCCATTTCCCACGCGAACGTGCCAATCCTCGGCATCTGCCTTGGCCACCAGGGCATCGCGGTTGCTCATGGCGGAGCCGTCATCACGGCGCCGTCACCGATGCACGGGCGGCTGAGTCAGGTTCGGCATTGCGACGACGAGCTCTTCAGCGGAATTCCGTCTCTATTCGACGTCGTGCGCTACCACTCCCTCGTGGTCGCCCGCCCGTTGCCCGATGCCTTGGCCGAGACAGCCTGGACCGGGGATGGGCTGATCATGGCGCTGCGCCATCGCTCGCGACCCGTTTGGGGGGTCCAATTCCATCCGGAGTCGATTTGCACCGAATACGGGCCTCGACTCATCGCCAATTTCCGCGACTTGACGCGTCGTTGGCGAAATGACAGGCGGACCCTTACACCAGTGCAGCGTTCCTGCGATGTGCTCGGGTCGGCGCCGCCGAAGCCGCTCCAGCGGGCGGTATGGCGGGAGCTCCCACGTGCGATAGACACGGAGGCGGCCTTCTGTACCTTGTTCGCGAATTCCTCGACGAGCTTTTGGCTCGATAGCAGTGTCGTCGAGCCTGGCAGACCAAACTGGTCATTCATGGGTGACGCCTCCGGGCCGCGCGCTGCCGTTGTTTCTTACGACACGTCGAGCCAGCGCGTCTCGATACGAGATGCCGCCGGTGAGCGCGTGGAGCAGGCAAGTATCTTCGCCTATCTGGAACGAAGCCGCGGCGGGGCGCTGCGTTCAGCGCCGCCCTGCCCGTTCGTTGGCGGCCACGTCGGATGGTTTGGCTACGAATTGCGCAATGAATGCGGCTCGCCGACAGCGAGACGTGCGGCCACTCCCTCAGCGTTCTTCATTCGGGTCGATCGATTCATTGCCGTCGATCACTCGGCTCAGCGCAGCCATGTCGTGGCGATCTGTGACGATGAGGGATTGGCTGTCGCCGAGAGGTGGGTCGATGGCACCGCCGATGCGGTGTCCCGGGCGCGCCCACCGCTACGCCTTCAGCCAGGCGACCGGCAGGCGCCCATTCGATTCGCGCTCGATCGCGGCCGCAGGACGTATCTAGAGGATATTGAGCGCTGCCTCGAGTGGATCCGTCAGGGTGAAACCTACCAAGTGTGCCTCACCAACGAACTCGTCTGCGACGTCAAGGTTGACCCGCTCGATCTTTACCGCACGATGCGCTGGATCAACCCGGCACCGCACGCTGCCTTTCTACGCTGGCCGGGAGGCGCTGTTCTCAGCGCGTCGCCCGAGCGGTTCCTGTCGGTCGACAGAGCCGGACGCGTCGAAGCCAAACCGATAAAGGGCACGATCGGGCGTGCGCGGGATCCGGCGATCGATCGTGGCCTTGCCGAGCGTCTGCGCAGGAGCGAGAAAGACCGCGCAGAAAATCTCATGATCGTCGACCTGCTGCGGAACGATTTGTCCCGCGTGTGTCGGCCAGGAAGCGTCGAGGTCCCGTCGCTGTTCGCGGTCGAGAGCTATGCGACCGTGCACCAGCTCGTCAGTACGGTGCATGGCGTGCTGCGATCGGGCGCGACGACGCTCGACCTCATACGTGCAGCCTTCCCCGGCGGATCGATGACAGGAGCGCCGAAGCACCGGACTCTGGATTTCATCGATCACGTCGAACACCGTGCTCGGGGAGTTTACTCGGGAGCCCTCGGGTGGCTCGGCGATGATGGCGCTGCGGATCTCAGCATTGTCATTCGCACCATCGTGGCGGTCGGCGCTCAGCTGAGTATGGGCATCGGGGGCGGCATTGTCGCGCAATCGACACCTGATGGCGAATTCGAAGAGATGATGCTGAAAGCACGCGCCTCAGTGCGGGCGATTGTGACTGCGACCGCTGGCCGATTCGACGTCGGTTTAGTCGAAATCGATGACAACGACAGGCCCGCTCGAACCCGGGCGGAAGCGACGAACACGTGA